One window from the genome of Nicotiana tomentosiformis chromosome 5, ASM39032v3, whole genome shotgun sequence encodes:
- the LOC104116159 gene encoding abscisic acid receptor PYL4-like yields the protein MPCSLQLQRINPTTATPAATLAVNFHKQPQPTWVIPAPISNIPNNLLHYHTHVVDPNQCCSAVVKFISAPIDAVWSLVRRFDNPQAYKHFLKSCHVIGGDGNVGTLREVRVISGLPAASSMERLEILDDEKHVISFSVVGGYHRLNNYRSVTTLHPSSTAVDDNGTVVVESYVVDIPQGNTKEETCIFVDTIVSCNLQSLAQIAENMATSRSKSK from the coding sequence atgccTTGTTCACTCCAGCTTCAACGGATCAACCCTACAACCGCCACCCCCGCCGCCACACTCGCCGTAAACTTCCACAAACAACCTCAGCCCACGTGGGTTATCCCCGCTCCCATCTCTAATATCCCTAACAATCTCCTACATTACCACACCCACGTTGTAGATCCCAACCAATGCTGCTCCGCCGTGGTGAAATTCATCTCCGCCCCGATTGACGCCGTGTGGTCCCTAGTCCGCCGTTTCGACAACCCGCAAGCGTACAAGCATTTCCTCAAGAGCTGCCACGTCATCGGCGGCGATGGAAACGTCGGCACGTTGAGGGAAGTTCGCGTAATTTCCGGCCTTCCCGCCGCTTCTAGTATGGAGAGGCTGGAGATTTTAGACGATGAGAAGCACGTCATTAGTTTCAGCGTAGTCGGCGGCTATCATAGGTTGAATAATTACCGGTCGGTGACGACATTGCACCCATCGTCAACGGCGGTGGATGATAACGGGACGGTGGTTGTGGAATCGTACGTGGTGGATATTCCACAAGGGAATACTAAAGAAGAAACGTGTATATTTGTGGATACAATTGTAAGTTGCAATTTGCAATCGCTAGCGCAGATCGCAGAGAACATGGCTACAAGCAGAAGTAAATCAAAATGA